A genome region from Hydrogenoanaerobacterium saccharovorans includes the following:
- a CDS encoding 2-hydroxyacyl-CoA dehydratase produces MLQGNKSSHPVFTEEMKKTHTILLPMMLPIHFTFMQKILQQHGYHAELLINDNRSVVNEGLKYVHNDTCYPALLVIGQMIDALKSGKYDPNKVALMITQTGGGCRASNYIFLLRKALQKSGFGNVPVISLNFKALENSPGFKLTLPLVIRLLYAVVLGDFLMLLKNQCKPYEQHPGDTDTIVQKWMDTILASWGENAKLVNYKNLKNLYPTILQDFASIPKNDEKKIKVGIVGEIYVKYSPMGNNHLEDFLLAEGAEVVVPGLIDFCLYCIYNGIEDRHLYGGKWLPYGAHKIAYRYFISKQRDMITAIEKHGVFDPPMSFEKTNQLAEQYISRGVKMGEGWLLTVEMAELIEKGVQNIVCTQPFGCLPNHIVGKGMINEIKSKHPDANIVAIDYDPGASEVNQQNRIKMMLANAGRNAIAESV; encoded by the coding sequence ATGCTGCAAGGCAATAAATCATCTCATCCTGTTTTTACAGAGGAAATGAAAAAAACTCATACTATTTTACTGCCGATGATGCTCCCAATCCACTTTACTTTTATGCAGAAAATTCTGCAGCAGCACGGCTACCATGCAGAGCTGCTCATCAATGACAACCGCAGTGTGGTTAATGAGGGGCTTAAATATGTACATAACGATACCTGTTATCCTGCACTGCTGGTAATAGGGCAGATGATTGACGCGCTGAAAAGCGGAAAGTACGACCCGAACAAAGTTGCGCTGATGATTACCCAAACGGGGGGCGGCTGCCGTGCATCCAATTATATTTTTCTGTTGCGCAAGGCACTGCAAAAGAGCGGGTTTGGAAATGTACCTGTTATTTCGCTCAACTTTAAGGCGCTCGAAAACAGCCCTGGGTTTAAGCTTACTTTGCCACTGGTGATTCGTTTGTTATACGCAGTGGTGCTTGGCGATTTTCTTATGCTGCTCAAAAACCAGTGCAAGCCTTATGAACAACACCCCGGTGATACCGATACCATCGTGCAAAAATGGATGGACACTATTTTAGCAAGCTGGGGAGAAAATGCAAAGCTGGTCAACTATAAAAATTTGAAAAATTTATATCCCACTATTTTGCAAGACTTTGCATCCATTCCGAAAAACGACGAGAAAAAGATTAAAGTGGGTATTGTGGGCGAAATCTATGTAAAATATTCTCCTATGGGCAATAACCATCTTGAAGATTTTTTGCTTGCCGAAGGGGCTGAAGTGGTTGTACCCGGACTTATCGACTTTTGCCTGTATTGTATTTATAACGGAATTGAAGACAGACATCTTTACGGCGGAAAGTGGCTGCCTTATGGTGCACATAAAATCGCATACCGTTATTTTATCAGCAAACAGCGCGATATGATTACAGCAATCGAAAAACACGGAGTGTTCGACCCGCCAATGTCTTTTGAAAAAACCAATCAGCTTGCCGAGCAGTATATCAGCCGCGGGGTAAAGATGGGCGAGGGATGGCTTCTCACCGTAGAAATGGCAGAACTGATTGAAAAGGGTGTGCAAAACATTGTTTGCACCCAACCGTTTGGTTGCCTGCCCAACCATATTGTGGGCAAAGGTATGATTAACGAAATTAAGTCGAAACATCCCGATGCAAACATCGTAGCCATCGACTACGACCCCGGTGCCAGTGAGGTGAATCAGCAAAACCGTATTAAGATGATGCTTGCAAATGCCGGACGAAACGCGATTGCAGAATCAGTTTAG